A section of the candidate division KSB1 bacterium genome encodes:
- a CDS encoding DJ-1/PfpI/YhbO family deglycase/protease has protein sequence MPLKGKRVAILVAPRFHDEQTTSPRDFLARKGAKVEYLGTYKSRLAGKNGRHTVEVTRTFEEADPSAYDGIVIPGGEAPQILRLSPEVLSFVRQFWSQGGIVGAICHGPQVLISAQLLAGKKLTCYPGIRDDVVLAGGLYEDSPVLIDGQLITSRRSEDLPEFNRALAEALAARRPTAEATPSEALQALALAVAREQGAQEFYQAAGERFTQPAIRNKFLYLAAVEQEHFQQLSELYRTLTGGPPPDPGKKRVEVTKRTLTKDMTVEQAISVAMDAERAAYDFYLAAAGRARSAKARDMFRFLAEQEQEHYRLLSVDLAAHRGGTGHFQWATFWDIPPGMEDLW, from the coding sequence ATGCCACTGAAAGGGAAAAGAGTCGCCATCCTGGTGGCTCCCAGGTTTCATGACGAACAAACCACCTCGCCCCGTGACTTCCTCGCGCGCAAGGGAGCCAAGGTCGAGTATCTAGGCACTTACAAGAGTAGATTGGCCGGCAAGAATGGCCGGCACACGGTGGAGGTGACGCGCACCTTCGAGGAGGCGGACCCCTCCGCGTACGATGGCATCGTCATACCCGGGGGTGAGGCACCGCAGATCCTGCGTCTGTCGCCAGAAGTCCTCAGTTTTGTGCGGCAGTTCTGGAGCCAGGGGGGCATCGTCGGCGCAATTTGCCACGGGCCGCAGGTGCTCATTTCGGCACAGCTCCTGGCGGGGAAAAAGCTTACCTGCTACCCTGGCATCCGGGACGATGTGGTCTTGGCGGGCGGCCTCTACGAGGACAGCCCTGTGCTAATCGACGGACAGCTCATCACCTCGCGCCGTTCCGAGGACTTGCCCGAGTTCAATCGCGCCTTAGCCGAGGCGTTGGCCGCTCGCCGCCCAACGGCAGAGGCCACACCCTCCGAGGCGCTGCAGGCCTTAGCCTTAGCGGTGGCCCGCGAGCAAGGCGCGCAAGAGTTCTATCAGGCCGCGGGCGAACGCTTCACGCAGCCGGCCATTCGCAACAAGTTCCTGTACTTGGCAGCCGTGGAACAGGAGCACTTCCAACAGCTCTCCGAGCTGTACCGCACGCTGACCGGAGGCCCACCGCCGGACCCAGGCAAGAAGCGCGTCGAGGTGACCAAGCGCACGCTCACCAAGGACATGACCGTGGAACAGGCCATCTCCGTAGCCATGGACGCGGAACGGGCAGCCTACGACTTTTACTTGGCGGCAGCCGGGCGTGCCAGGTCAGCAAAGGCGCGCGACATGTTTCGCTTCTTGGCCGAACAGGAACAGGAGCACTATCGCTTGCTGTCGGTGGACCTGGCCGCCCACCGCGGCGGCACAGGCCACTTCCAGTGGGCCACGTTCTGGGACATCCCGCCGGGGATGGAAGACCTGTGGTAG
- a CDS encoding DUF1460 domain-containing protein — protein sequence MWTMKWREAVLLLLAVLLVGCARPLVRPYYPRLSTEALDCEIRRVASSGWSNQQKMVYYSERFMGAPYELYCEGDGPYARYDTRPLLNLKKLNCMTYCEIVLALTLADYYEDFFNILQHIRYRQGIMGMASRNHYTMADWLPANSWCLEDVTQRVGGSDAVPLTRTISHQRFFAGKGFVDLPVVIPEREVTISYIPLARLAAHKDSLRSGDIVALIQDRPGIFSAHMLLVIRNERGLFFRHASMSAGKVVDTPFVDYLASLMRNPRYLGMSFMRVREEVRWHDGPYTHGRFMLNTQ from the coding sequence ATGTGGACGATGAAATGGCGAGAGGCCGTTCTCCTGCTGCTGGCGGTGCTTTTGGTCGGCTGCGCACGGCCGCTGGTGCGCCCCTACTATCCGCGCCTGTCCACCGAAGCGCTTGACTGTGAAATTCGCCGCGTCGCCAGCTCCGGCTGGAGCAACCAGCAGAAGATGGTCTACTACTCCGAGCGATTCATGGGCGCCCCCTATGAGCTCTATTGCGAGGGCGACGGGCCCTACGCGCGCTACGACACCAGGCCGCTCCTCAACCTCAAGAAGCTCAATTGCATGACCTACTGCGAAATCGTTCTGGCCCTCACATTAGCTGATTACTACGAGGACTTTTTCAACATCCTGCAGCACATTCGCTATCGGCAGGGGATCATGGGCATGGCCAGTCGCAACCACTACACCATGGCCGACTGGCTGCCGGCGAACAGCTGGTGTCTGGAGGATGTGACCCAGCGTGTTGGCGGCAGCGACGCTGTGCCTCTCACCCGCACCATCAGCCATCAGCGCTTCTTCGCCGGCAAAGGGTTTGTGGATTTGCCCGTGGTCATTCCCGAGCGCGAAGTGACGATCTCATACATCCCCCTGGCGCGCTTAGCGGCGCACAAGGACAGCCTGCGCAGCGGTGACATCGTGGCCCTGATCCAGGACCGGCCGGGCATCTTCTCGGCGCACATGCTGCTGGTCATCAGAAACGAGCGCGGGCTTTTCTTCCGCCACGCCAGCATGAGCGCCGGCAAAGTAGTGGACACCCCCTTTGTCGACTATCTGGCCAGCCTCATGCGCAACCCCCGCTACTTAGGGATGAGCTTTATGCGCGTGCGCGAAGAGGTCAGGTGGCACGACGGGCCGTACACCCACGGGAGGTTCATGCTGAACACCCAATGA
- a CDS encoding polysaccharide deacetylase family protein, whose product MKQFPALTAMRAPMSTTHGGCLALWAVLVASMCMAGLGCRDGGRSASLIQHDPRWRHDHAGIVRGDTSARALALIFTGGDYGQGCEHILSTLESHGIKASFFLTGAFLSHPEHRACVRRMVAQGHYVGPHSHAHLLYSPWEDRSKTLVGRRLFRQDLKKNMRELRALGALRHDKVVFFIPPYEWYNQDHVRWANEMGVVLCNFTPGSGSQRDWIPEGEKGFVPGTAIVQEILVHEQQDRNGLNGFLLLLHLGAQRQDKVFLQLGPLVEELLRRGYRFVRIDELLALP is encoded by the coding sequence GTGAAGCAATTTCCGGCATTGACAGCCATGCGCGCCCCGATGAGTACCACCCACGGCGGCTGCTTGGCGTTGTGGGCGGTGCTGGTGGCATCCATGTGCATGGCTGGCCTCGGCTGCCGCGATGGCGGCCGGAGCGCCTCTCTCATTCAACATGACCCCCGGTGGCGCCACGACCACGCCGGCATCGTGCGCGGCGACACTTCTGCGCGCGCTCTCGCCCTCATCTTTACCGGAGGAGACTATGGCCAGGGGTGTGAGCACATCCTTTCCACCCTCGAGAGCCACGGCATCAAAGCCTCGTTCTTCCTCACCGGAGCATTCCTTTCCCACCCGGAGCACCGCGCCTGTGTCAGGCGCATGGTTGCGCAAGGGCACTACGTCGGGCCGCACTCGCACGCCCATCTGCTGTACTCCCCCTGGGAGGACAGGTCCAAGACTCTGGTAGGCAGAAGGCTCTTTCGCCAGGACCTCAAGAAGAACATGCGGGAGCTGCGCGCTCTAGGTGCCCTCCGGCACGACAAGGTGGTCTTCTTCATTCCGCCCTATGAGTGGTACAACCAAGATCACGTGCGCTGGGCCAATGAGATGGGCGTGGTGCTGTGCAACTTTACGCCGGGCAGCGGTTCGCAGCGTGACTGGATTCCGGAGGGGGAGAAAGGCTTTGTGCCCGGCACTGCGATTGTTCAGGAGATCCTTGTCCATGAGCAGCAGGACCGAAATGGCCTAAACGGCTTCCTCTTGCTCCTCCATCTCGGCGCGCAGCGCCAGGACAAGGTCTTCTTGCAGCTGGGACCGCTGGTGGAAGAGCTGCTGCGGCGCGGCTACCGGTTCGTCCGGATCGACGAGCTGCTGGCCCTGCCCTGA
- a CDS encoding glycosyltransferase, with protein MKKVSVIMQYREGLSYSDAELNESIQTLVSQNYPYWELILVDYRGAKAARPPLVEDERIVHLPGTFKNRAQGLNAALARASGDAVLLVDNVRAHVSFRTSTLELLLMAASRHKDTGLVYADYRLIAADGTEREIHLLGHHEGRLRDNQDYGPVWLLPRAVVKKVGGLNEKYAAADLYDLRLKIATRYRLVHVAAARNGHAYVVKAPAAKHNVFDYLLANKEVQLEMEQALTEHLKRIGAYLAPGAHYQKVTYTRAEERQFSDCIASVVIPVFNRKEFIGTAIESVQAQTVQNVEVIVVVNGGKDDPTIEGVKRYLPGGQKYDPKKPKVTLLVEDINNIGYCLNKGLQVARGKYYVQLDSDDRLKPNAVAKILEVFNSDRCIGMVIGSYEVWQKDEHTGELSRMESIPVVTHDEWTEKNGRNNLLRINGAGAPRAAHIKVIRELGGFGTNDSPYARNYGEDYDLVLRLSERYRIGRVWEPIYEVVRHAGGTDHAIDQATIDRNDEAKDFMRLEAVRRRKAVNRKAKAA; from the coding sequence ATGAAGAAGGTAAGCGTGATCATGCAGTATCGGGAGGGGCTGAGCTACAGCGATGCCGAGCTCAATGAAAGCATTCAGACGCTCGTCAGCCAGAACTATCCCTACTGGGAGCTGATTCTGGTCGACTACCGGGGGGCGAAGGCGGCGCGGCCGCCGCTGGTGGAGGACGAGCGTATCGTCCACCTACCGGGGACATTCAAGAACCGAGCCCAAGGCCTCAATGCCGCGCTTGCACGCGCCAGCGGTGACGCAGTGCTGCTGGTGGACAACGTCCGCGCACACGTCTCGTTTCGCACCAGCACCCTGGAACTCCTGCTCATGGCCGCGAGCAGGCACAAGGACACCGGCCTGGTGTACGCCGACTATCGCCTGATTGCCGCCGACGGCACCGAGCGCGAAATCCACCTGCTCGGCCACCACGAAGGGCGCCTGCGCGACAATCAGGACTACGGGCCGGTGTGGCTTTTGCCTCGAGCAGTGGTCAAGAAAGTGGGTGGGCTCAACGAGAAATACGCGGCGGCTGACCTCTATGACTTGCGACTGAAGATTGCAACGCGCTACCGCCTGGTCCATGTGGCTGCGGCGCGCAACGGCCACGCCTACGTGGTTAAGGCTCCTGCCGCCAAACACAACGTCTTCGACTACCTCCTCGCCAACAAGGAAGTGCAACTGGAGATGGAGCAGGCCCTCACCGAACACCTGAAGCGCATTGGTGCCTATCTGGCGCCAGGAGCCCACTACCAGAAGGTGACCTACACCCGCGCCGAAGAGCGACAGTTCTCCGACTGCATTGCCAGCGTGGTGATTCCGGTCTTTAACCGCAAGGAGTTCATCGGCACCGCCATCGAAAGCGTGCAGGCGCAGACCGTGCAAAACGTCGAGGTCATCGTCGTCGTCAACGGCGGCAAGGACGACCCCACCATCGAGGGGGTGAAACGGTACTTGCCGGGTGGCCAGAAGTACGACCCGAAGAAGCCCAAGGTCACCTTGCTGGTGGAGGACATCAATAACATCGGCTACTGTCTGAACAAGGGGCTGCAGGTGGCGCGCGGCAAGTACTACGTGCAATTGGATTCCGATGACCGCCTGAAGCCCAACGCGGTGGCCAAGATCTTGGAGGTGTTCAATTCCGACCGGTGCATTGGCATGGTCATCGGTTCCTACGAAGTCTGGCAGAAGGACGAGCACACGGGCGAGCTGTCGCGCATGGAGTCCATCCCGGTGGTGACCCATGACGAGTGGACGGAAAAGAACGGTCGGAACAACCTACTGCGCATCAACGGAGCCGGGGCGCCGCGCGCCGCGCATATCAAGGTGATCAGGGAACTCGGCGGCTTTGGCACCAACGACTCCCCCTATGCGCGCAATTACGGCGAGGACTATGACTTGGTGTTGCGCCTGTCGGAGCGTTACCGCATTGGGCGGGTGTGGGAGCCCATCTACGAGGTCGTGCGCCACGCCGGAGGGACCGACCACGCCATCGACCAGGCGACCATCGACCGCAACGATGAAGCCAAGGACTTTATGCGCCTGGAGGCGGTGCGGCGCCGCAAGGCCGTGAATCGCAAAGCCAAGGCGGCGTGA
- a CDS encoding amino acid-binding protein, whose amino-acid sequence MNQRRGETMAEMVKQLSVFVQNKVGTLQELCTQLGRAGVNVLGTLLVDERDWGVVRLVVDDVAKAKTALQNTGYVFGESEVLAVELDNTPGTLADMASRLAKENISVEFIYGSGAGPRALMILSTSNNKKAGKLLR is encoded by the coding sequence ATGAACCAACGAAGAGGTGAAACCATGGCAGAGATGGTCAAACAGCTTTCCGTGTTCGTGCAAAACAAAGTGGGAACCCTCCAGGAGCTGTGCACGCAACTGGGACGCGCGGGCGTCAACGTGCTGGGCACCCTGTTGGTCGACGAGCGCGACTGGGGAGTGGTCAGATTGGTGGTCGACGACGTGGCCAAGGCAAAGACTGCGCTGCAGAACACCGGCTACGTGTTTGGCGAAAGCGAGGTCCTGGCAGTGGAGCTCGACAACACGCCGGGAACTTTGGCGGATATGGCCAGTAGATTGGCCAAAGAGAACATCAGCGTGGAGTTCATCTATGGCTCAGGGGCTGGACCAAGAGCGCTGATGATTCTGTCCACTTCCAACAACAAGAAAGCAGGCAAACTGCTGCGTTGA
- a CDS encoding M14 family metallopeptidase, with product MTSDRLAVLALVLVNTAASASPPAASFPLTRAERSGFRETSRYQEVAAFLDTLQQLSGDLRVETMAVSAEGRPVPLAVLGRPVPLSPAQARLQDLPVVLIIANLHAGEVEGKEATLMLMRDMLLGDLAALFENQVVLIAPIYNPDGNERISPSNRRGQHGPEGGVGVRHNGQNLDLNRDFVKLETAENQGLVANVLLRWDPVLMVDCHTTNGSPHRHPVTYAVPHNPNTHPEIVRYLREEMLPQVTGRLKQAYGYDSVPYGNFVDMAAPEKGWASFGSEARYSTNYIGLRNRFAILDENYAYADFATRVRACRAFLECILWYTAQRGRQMSAIVRAVDRATVGRGAAADSTWCLALRSKVQALPEPMEVLSYEFAMVTDEGGRTRLRPTERPRTYRVPYLGRYVPTSAVPLPAAYLFPSQLQEVAAKLVQHGVVVERLAQSCTLAVQSFHVEKVEATQRSYQGHYLVTLAGSWERENKVFAAGDLLVDTAQPLAPLLAYLLEPESEDGLATWNFFDRHLYASQWSDRPADFAVSRALQRPRVARRVWQPTAGR from the coding sequence TTGACCAGTGACCGCTTGGCCGTGTTGGCCCTGGTGCTGGTGAATACGGCTGCCTCTGCCAGCCCACCGGCCGCCTCGTTTCCCCTGACACGGGCGGAGCGCTCTGGCTTCCGCGAGACATCGCGCTACCAGGAGGTGGCCGCCTTTCTCGACACGTTGCAGCAGCTCTCCGGCGACCTGCGCGTGGAGACGATGGCCGTCAGCGCTGAAGGACGACCTGTGCCGCTGGCAGTGTTAGGTCGGCCTGTGCCCTTGTCGCCAGCCCAGGCGAGGCTGCAGGACCTACCAGTGGTTCTCATCATCGCCAATCTTCACGCCGGTGAGGTGGAAGGCAAAGAGGCCACGCTGATGCTGATGCGCGACATGCTCCTTGGTGACTTGGCGGCACTCTTTGAGAATCAGGTGGTGCTCATCGCCCCCATCTACAATCCGGACGGTAACGAGCGCATCAGCCCAAGCAACCGGCGCGGCCAGCATGGGCCGGAGGGCGGCGTAGGCGTGCGCCACAACGGCCAGAACCTCGACCTGAACCGTGATTTCGTCAAGCTGGAGACTGCGGAAAATCAGGGTCTGGTGGCCAACGTCCTGCTGCGCTGGGACCCGGTGCTCATGGTGGACTGCCACACGACCAACGGCTCCCCACACCGGCATCCGGTCACCTACGCGGTGCCGCACAACCCAAACACGCACCCTGAGATCGTCCGCTATCTCCGCGAGGAGATGTTGCCGCAGGTGACCGGGCGGCTCAAGCAGGCGTATGGCTACGACTCCGTGCCGTACGGCAACTTTGTGGACATGGCGGCGCCAGAAAAAGGCTGGGCGAGCTTCGGCAGCGAGGCGCGCTACAGCACCAACTACATCGGCCTGCGCAACCGCTTTGCCATTCTCGACGAGAACTACGCCTACGCGGACTTTGCCACGCGTGTGCGTGCCTGCCGCGCCTTTTTGGAGTGCATCCTCTGGTACACGGCGCAGCGGGGTCGTCAGATGAGTGCCATTGTCCGTGCCGTGGACCGCGCCACCGTCGGACGCGGTGCTGCGGCTGATTCTACCTGGTGTTTGGCGCTGCGCTCAAAGGTGCAGGCGCTGCCCGAGCCCATGGAGGTGCTGAGCTACGAGTTCGCGATGGTCACCGACGAGGGGGGCAGGACGCGCCTCAGGCCTACCGAACGGCCGCGCACCTATCGCGTGCCCTACCTTGGCCGATACGTCCCCACCAGCGCGGTGCCGCTCCCTGCTGCCTATCTTTTCCCGAGCCAGTTGCAGGAGGTGGCAGCAAAGCTGGTGCAGCACGGCGTGGTGGTGGAAAGGTTGGCGCAGAGCTGCACGCTGGCGGTGCAAAGCTTCCATGTGGAAAAGGTGGAGGCGACGCAGCGCTCCTACCAGGGTCACTATCTGGTCACATTGGCCGGCTCGTGGGAGCGCGAGAACAAGGTCTTCGCGGCCGGCGACTTGCTTGTGGATACCGCCCAACCGCTGGCGCCTCTGCTTGCCTATCTGCTGGAGCCGGAGAGCGAGGATGGCTTGGCTACGTGGAACTTCTTTGACCGCCACCTCTATGCCAGCCAATGGAGCGATCGGCCAGCGGACTTTGCGGTGAGCAGAGCCCTGCAGCGACCAAGAGTAGCCCGGCGCGTCTGGCAACCTACTGCCGGCAGGTAG
- a CDS encoding YraN family protein, with the protein MNETHRRKAATKATGSRGEEVAVAYLERKGYGIVARNYRCAHGEIDIVARDGATLVFVEVKAGRSGSFGPPEGWVDSRKQEHLGKAAALYMEEHAIEDVDCRFDVIAIVWEQNGVRVHHIEDAFWL; encoded by the coding sequence ATGAATGAGACCCACCGGCGCAAAGCCGCCACGAAGGCGACGGGCAGCAGGGGCGAGGAGGTGGCTGTAGCCTATCTCGAGCGCAAGGGCTACGGCATTGTCGCTCGCAACTACCGCTGCGCGCACGGCGAGATTGACATCGTCGCCCGCGATGGCGCGACGCTGGTGTTCGTGGAGGTCAAGGCAGGACGTTCGGGTTCGTTCGGGCCGCCAGAGGGGTGGGTGGACAGCCGCAAGCAGGAGCACCTGGGCAAGGCAGCGGCCCTGTACATGGAGGAACACGCAATCGAAGACGTCGACTGCCGCTTTGACGTGATTGCTATTGTGTGGGAGCAGAATGGCGTGCGAGTCCACCACATCGAAGACGCCTTCTGGCTCTGA
- a CDS encoding ribonuclease HII, with product MNSRHIRHAARSASAKGVVGDEERTRVWQLLAHERRLWAQGVSAVAGIDEAGRGPLAGPVVAAAVVFAPDVFIAGIDDSKRLSPGRRERLYREIFRNVSGLGIGVVQPADIDRLNIRNATHLAMCKALSRLPVVCQHVLVDGNEVPEIELPQTALVGGDRSCFSIAAASIVAKVVRDRIMIAYDRILPEYGFAEHKGYGTAQHLAAIKVHGLCPIHRRSFKVKGLQVDE from the coding sequence ATGAACAGCAGGCACATCCGCCACGCCGCCAGGAGTGCTTCGGCCAAAGGGGTGGTCGGGGACGAAGAGCGGACGCGGGTCTGGCAGCTCTTGGCCCACGAGCGCCGTCTCTGGGCACAGGGTGTCTCAGCAGTGGCCGGAATTGACGAAGCCGGTCGAGGACCGTTAGCGGGCCCGGTGGTGGCGGCTGCCGTGGTGTTTGCCCCCGATGTTTTCATCGCCGGCATCGACGACTCGAAACGGCTTTCGCCTGGCAGGCGGGAGCGCCTGTACCGGGAGATCTTCCGCAACGTCAGTGGTCTGGGCATAGGCGTGGTGCAGCCGGCGGACATCGATCGCCTGAACATCCGCAACGCCACCCACTTGGCCATGTGCAAGGCGCTGTCCAGGCTTCCGGTGGTCTGCCAACACGTGCTGGTGGACGGCAACGAGGTGCCAGAAATCGAGCTGCCGCAAACGGCGCTGGTGGGTGGTGACCGCTCCTGCTTCTCCATAGCTGCGGCGAGCATTGTGGCAAAAGTGGTGCGGGACCGCATCATGATTGCCTACGACCGAATCTTGCCAGAGTACGGGTTCGCCGAGCACAAAGGGTATGGCACTGCCCAGCACTTAGCGGCCATAAAGGTGCACGGGCTGTGTCCCATCCATCGCCGCTCATTCAAGGTGAAGGGGTTACAGGTCGATGAATGA
- a CDS encoding PEGA domain-containing protein, with protein MRIRKLMPCVLLVALCGPVGAQERPLAVQKGIDLFYEARFAEASDALQEAIASGKLAREARFDAYLYLAFAILRGGGPAEAADVAFEACVRTDPARTLDPSKIPPDLVERFDRVRTSMVGRLYVVTNPREAGVFGIQAETGRQIVGRTPVLFENLLAGSYQLRITKEGYGQEVLVIEVDPSASDTLYVDLRESSSKASTRRWIVGTAVAASLLAVVIVVAQRAAAP; from the coding sequence ATGCGGATCCGGAAGCTGATGCCGTGCGTCCTCCTGGTGGCACTTTGTGGGCCGGTAGGTGCGCAGGAACGGCCCCTTGCAGTGCAGAAGGGCATTGACCTCTTCTACGAAGCGCGTTTTGCAGAGGCAAGCGACGCGTTGCAGGAGGCCATCGCCAGCGGAAAGCTGGCCAGAGAGGCGCGTTTTGATGCCTATCTCTACTTGGCATTTGCCATCTTGCGCGGCGGCGGTCCTGCAGAGGCCGCGGACGTCGCCTTTGAGGCCTGCGTGCGCACTGATCCGGCGCGCACCCTGGATCCCTCCAAGATTCCGCCTGACCTGGTGGAGCGGTTCGACAGAGTGCGCACAAGCATGGTGGGCAGGCTCTACGTGGTGACCAATCCTCGTGAGGCCGGCGTTTTCGGTATCCAGGCGGAGACCGGACGGCAGATCGTGGGACGTACGCCGGTCCTTTTCGAGAACCTGCTGGCCGGCTCGTATCAGTTGCGCATCACCAAGGAGGGGTACGGCCAGGAGGTGTTGGTGATTGAAGTGGATCCTTCGGCAAGCGACACGCTCTACGTGGACCTGCGCGAAAGCAGCTCCAAGGCCTCAACCAGACGGTGGATCGTGGGAACCGCGGTTGCCGCCTCGCTTTTGGCGGTGGTGATCGTTGTGGCCCAGCGAGCGGCGGCGCCATGA
- a CDS encoding protein kinase produces MSSKHSQPRGTPGDWRTEAPPGYRILDRVEEEPLWTLVTAKDGAGRPVLLKLFSPLVRNQEELRSEVIASLQLSERLGHPQILRPSAILAQGQSLVALYHCRAGETLRQRLRKGKGLEVAEACRIVLQVALAIQQLHQEGHVQGLLTPASICVDQEGNPLLHEVALARLAALIQERGAPNIRCRYAPYLSPEQLAESPQATFLSDVHGLGVLLYELLTGQAPFTGSSVAEIATQQAATPAPSAKRLNWKVPESLDALVGRCLASEPQQRFPSCAALMDALEAELLRLPGRKVPRATKRKGQVQFYPAEAEAPSPPARAGGRGRLWRPALVGLALVGLLGAGGLLLLNRKHPKPHPPVTEVGQREETAAVTSGQAAEGTPAGKREEQEEVSVRAAPGSEPQPAPAWSGSTTTPAMAPAAARPLPAAVSVEVHVGGLPVAAEVSVDGTGRGVVDERGALMLQVSPEETHTVRIARPGFTAWDTTFALRAGESRSVRVELRPQPGATVEVTLAKVDFADYVRIDDAGEARQLPATLRLPVGRHVVEYLDREGNRMWRGEQIFDLQAPQQYLPKALVEFAELAVVVENAAEVGYGYVLIDGQEWKSGGTSATPMRTLTPAGQHRIRLVRDGFRAVPQDTTVSLQPGQEMRVSFRLYPAR; encoded by the coding sequence ATGAGTTCCAAGCACAGCCAACCAAGAGGCACGCCGGGGGATTGGCGCACGGAGGCGCCGCCGGGCTACCGTATCCTGGACCGTGTGGAGGAAGAGCCCCTCTGGACGTTGGTCACGGCAAAGGACGGAGCCGGGCGGCCTGTTCTCCTCAAACTCTTCAGCCCGCTGGTGCGCAACCAGGAGGAGCTGCGTAGCGAGGTTATCGCTTCGCTGCAGCTGAGTGAGAGACTTGGCCACCCGCAGATCCTCCGTCCCAGTGCCATACTCGCGCAGGGGCAGTCACTGGTTGCCCTGTACCACTGCCGCGCTGGCGAGACGCTGCGGCAGCGGCTGCGCAAAGGCAAGGGGTTGGAGGTGGCTGAGGCCTGTCGCATAGTGTTGCAGGTGGCCCTGGCCATCCAGCAGCTGCACCAGGAAGGACATGTGCAGGGGCTGCTCACGCCCGCCAGCATCTGCGTGGACCAAGAAGGCAACCCCTTGCTGCACGAAGTTGCCTTGGCCCGCCTGGCTGCGCTCATTCAGGAGCGGGGGGCGCCAAACATCCGCTGCCGCTATGCACCCTACCTGTCACCGGAGCAGCTGGCCGAGAGCCCGCAAGCCACTTTCCTCAGCGACGTGCATGGGCTGGGTGTGCTCTTGTACGAGCTGCTGACGGGGCAAGCGCCGTTTACCGGGTCCTCGGTAGCCGAGATCGCCACCCAGCAGGCGGCAACGCCGGCGCCTTCGGCCAAAAGGCTGAACTGGAAAGTCCCGGAGAGCCTGGACGCTCTGGTGGGGCGTTGCCTGGCGAGCGAGCCCCAGCAACGCTTCCCCTCCTGTGCAGCCTTGATGGACGCCCTGGAAGCTGAGCTGCTCCGTCTTCCGGGGAGGAAAGTGCCTCGGGCAACAAAGCGCAAGGGCCAGGTGCAGTTCTACCCGGCCGAAGCTGAGGCGCCGTCGCCGCCGGCGAGAGCGGGTGGAAGAGGAAGGTTGTGGCGGCCAGCTCTGGTGGGCCTGGCCCTAGTAGGCCTTCTTGGCGCTGGGGGACTCTTGCTGCTGAACAGGAAGCACCCCAAGCCACATCCGCCAGTGACTGAGGTGGGGCAAAGGGAAGAGACGGCCGCGGTTACGTCAGGCCAAGCTGCAGAGGGTACGCCTGCTGGGAAAAGGGAGGAGCAAGAGGAGGTGTCGGTGCGCGCGGCTCCAGGGAGCGAGCCGCAGCCTGCGCCCGCCTGGTCTGGCTCCACCACGACGCCGGCCATGGCCCCGGCGGCGGCGCGACCACTTCCTGCGGCGGTGAGCGTAGAAGTGCATGTGGGCGGGTTGCCTGTGGCGGCGGAAGTGTCCGTGGACGGCACGGGCAGAGGCGTGGTCGACGAGCGTGGTGCCTTGATGCTCCAGGTCTCCCCGGAGGAGACGCACACCGTGCGCATCGCCAGGCCAGGGTTCACAGCATGGGACACTACCTTCGCGCTGCGCGCAGGCGAAAGCAGGTCAGTGCGGGTTGAACTCCGGCCGCAGCCAGGCGCGACCGTGGAGGTGACGCTGGCCAAAGTGGACTTTGCCGACTATGTGCGCATTGACGACGCTGGCGAGGCGCGTCAGCTGCCTGCTACGCTCCGCCTGCCGGTGGGTCGCCACGTCGTCGAGTACCTGGACCGGGAGGGGAATCGCATGTGGCGCGGAGAGCAGATCTTCGATCTCCAGGCCCCGCAGCAGTATCTGCCCAAAGCCCTCGTGGAGTTTGCCGAGTTAGCCGTGGTAGTGGAGAACGCTGCCGAGGTCGGGTACGGCTACGTGCTCATCGATGGGCAGGAGTGGAAGAGTGGGGGCACCAGCGCCACGCCCATGCGCACCTTGACCCCGGCCGGGCAGCATCGCATCAGGCTGGTGCGCGACGGGTTCCGCGCGGTGCCCCAGGACACGACCGTCAGCCTGCAGCCAGGTCAAGAGATGCGCGTGAGCTTCAGGCTTTACCCAGCACGATAG